The following are from one region of the Leptospira selangorensis genome:
- a CDS encoding LA_3696 family protein codes for MMEPIVLVPKALRNSLGEEGAEALVSLLNQANLGGRKFMEEFVSERFERRLMEETGKLRLELKEETGKLWIAIAELRAEMHAGFAGIQEQFKEVYKEIAKLHERIAEVHRSIASQTRWMVAVIIASVLPIYLGLAKLIFQ; via the coding sequence ATGATGGAACCGATCGTATTAGTTCCCAAGGCACTTAGGAACAGTTTAGGCGAAGAAGGTGCAGAGGCTCTCGTTAGTCTTTTAAATCAAGCCAATTTGGGGGGAAGAAAGTTTATGGAAGAATTCGTTTCGGAAAGATTTGAAAGAAGGCTGATGGAAGAAACCGGCAAGCTTCGTTTAGAGTTGAAGGAAGAAACTGGGAAACTATGGATTGCCATCGCAGAACTAAGAGCAGAAATGCATGCAGGTTTTGCGGGCATCCAAGAGCAATTTAAAGAAGTGTATAAAGAGATTGCAAAATTACACGAAAGAATTGCAGAGGTTCACCGATCGATCGCTTCTCAAACAAGATGGATGGTTGCGGTTATTATCGCTTCCGTGCTTCCTATTTATTTGGGATTAGCTAAACTGATCTTCCAATAA